Genomic window (Streptomyces sp. LX-29):
CTCCTGGATCCGGCCCGAGCTCCGCGGCCACTCCATGGTGAAGGTGCCGGGCACCATCAGCTCCGGGTCGAGGTCTCCCTGCACCGCCCAGGCCGTGACGATCTTCCCGTTCCGCTGCCGGACCTCACCGAGCGGGAGGTAACGGCCCACCGGGGGCGGCAGCCCGATCTCCTCCTCGAACTCCCGACGCGCGGCCTCCTCGGCGCTCTCCTCCGTCGAGTCGTACTCCCCCTTGGGGACCGACCAGGCCCGCTCGTCCCGAGCCGCCCACAGGGGTCCGCCCATGTGTCCGAGGAGCACCTCGACGTCATCGCCCTCCGGACCCCGCCGGCGGAACAGCAGGATCCCGGCGCTTCGCTTCGCCGTCACCCGACCAAGTCAAGCAGCCGACGCCGCCCGACGCGGGCGGCGCCACGTTCCTTCACCGCCGGGTGTCCGGGCGGCTGCCGCGGAGCGGCCCGGGGCGTCACCCGCGCCGCACCAGGCCGCGGACGTACGCCGCCTGGCCGGCGTGCTGGAGGTCGTCGGAGATGACGCTGACCAGCCGGACGCCCAGGGTCACCGGCGGCGTCCACGCCTCGTCCACGACCCGGTCGAGGGCGTCGTCGTCCAGGCCGCGCACATAGTCGACCGTGCCCTCGTGGACGGCGTCGTAGTAGCCGAGGAGGAGATCGGGCGAGTCCACCCGGACGGCGGCCACGTCCCGGGCCCGGTGCCCGTATCCGGTGTCCTCCGCGGCGAAGGGCAGCGCGAGCCGGTCGTACCAGCCCTCGCCGGTCCAGATCTGCTCGCGCTCCGCGACATCGGCGATGTGATCGTCCTGAATGCGCGTCAGGTGCCACACCAGCCAGCCGATCGTGTTGGACCTGCCGTCCAGGCGCGTGGCCAGCTCGTCGGCCGTGAGCCCCTCGACGGCCTCGTGGACCGTCTCCCGCACGCGGGTGAAGGCGTCGACCAGAAGATCCGCACTGTTCATCGCCACGATGGTAGGGCCCCTCGCGCCGGTCTCGCGGGAGCGACGCCGCCGCTCACGGGGGAACGTCGTGCGGCCGCCGTGGGGCTCCGGTTCCGCGCGACGCCCGCGGCCGTTCAGGCCACGAGTCCCGCCCGCTTCGCCACGGACACGGTGGAGACCCGGTTGTTGGTGCCGAACTTCCGGTACACCTTCTCCAGATGACGGTTGACCGTGTGCGGGGAGATCGTGAGACGGCGCCCGATGGCGCGGGTGGTGAGCCCCTCCGCGAGCAGCCCGAGCACGGTGAGCTCGCGCGGGGTGAGTCCGAAGTCCTCGGGAGAAGGGGCCGATTCCGGCCCCCGCGGCGCGGACCCGCGCAGCCGGCGCAGCTCCCGCAGCTGTCTGTGGACCCCGAGCAGCAGTGGCTGGATGCGTGCCGCGAACGCCAGTTCACGCTCGCCGAAGTCCCGCTGGCTGCCGAAGACCACGATGCCCGCCCCGCGCGCCGCGGCATCGGGCAGGGGCAGTCCCATCTGGTACGTCGACCCGCAGTCGGCCCGCGCCTGGCTGCACCACACGGAGTCGCGCCAGGAGTCGCAGAGCTGGGTCACGGCCACCGGGCCGTGCTCTCCGGCGGCGAGGTAGGGCACCAGGGGGTGTTTCTGGCGCACGCGCCGCTGGACGACGTCGGCGAGCGTCTCGCCGAGGGACACGGGCGCCCATCCGTCGGCGTGTCCGGTCCGCTCGTCGACCCGGATCCCGGAGAGGATCACCAGGTTGTCGCAGTCGAGGGTCTCGTGCAGCCGCTCCGCGATCAGTTTCCACGCCGAGTCGGGGTCGTCGTGTTGGAGCACGGCGGCGACGATGTCGAGCATGCGCTCGTAATCCCGGATCAGAAGCTGAGCCATGGGTGCAGCGTGCCAAAGCGACGCGGGCCGTGCCGGAACAACGACGGGTTTCGGCCGTCGTCGGGCGCCCGTCGGCGGGGGCGCCGGTCGCGGGTACCCCCGTGACCCGCGTCGACGCCCCTGCCGTCCCTTCCATGATCCGGTCGGTGACCGACCACCGCCAATGGGAAGGTGTTCCTATGCGCCGGGGTGCGCCCACCGGGCGGTCGCGCCCCCGCGAGCCCCCGTCACGGCCGCTCCTCCGGCGACGTGACCGGGGCGTTTTCGAGCAGCACGGCGCGGAGCGCGGCGACCAGCGCCTCATCGACGCCCAGCAGGTCGGCGGCGTAGCCGCGTATCGATCCATGACGTTCCGCCAGATCGGCGAGGAAGATCCGCATCACCGCGGCCGGCGCCCGCCCGTAGTCGGGCCAGCGCGGCTCCCGGCCGGGGTGGGCGGCCTTCCAGTCGGCGACGAGGCGTTCGGTGGCGCGCTCGGTGAGCGTGAAGTCCTCCACGATGGTGTCCTCGTCCACGCCCAGCAGGGCGAGCACGAGGGCGGCGAGCAGGCCGGTGCGGTCCTTGCCGCTGGCGCAGTGGAACACCACCGGGCCGTCCTCGGCGGCGGCGATCACCTCCAGGGCCTGCCGCAGCTCCTCGACGCCGTCGTGGGCGACCTCGCCGAACTTCTCGGCGAGGAAGGGGCCGGCGTCCACGTCCGGGCCCAGGGCCGCCTGGTCGTAGGGCCGGTGCTCGATGCTGAGGTTGTGGTAGACGAGGCCGGGGTGCTCGGGCACCCGGCCCTTCGCCTCGATCTCCCACGGGTAGCGCAGGTCGATGACGGTGCGGATATCGAGTGCCAGGAAGCGTTCCCAGTCCGCGCCGCCCAGCTTGCTCAGCGAGTCGGACCGGTACAGTCGGCCCCAGCGGACCGCTTGGCCGTCGGCGGTGCGATAGCCGCCCAGGTCACGGAAGTTGTGCAGCCGCTCGAAGCTCAGGTGTCGGTTCACACCGCGGCACCCTACGACCGGATCGCCGAGGACACCGCAACCAAGATCACGGCCCGGAAGGCTTGCGTCAGTACACGTCGCGTACATACCGCTTGTCCGCGGCCAGTTGTTTGACGTACAGGGTCGCCGCCTCCTCGTCGAGCCCACCGTGGGCGACGGCGATGTCGCGGAGCGCCCGGTCCACGTCCTTGGCCATGCGGGAGGCGTCCCCGCAGACGTAGAAGTGCGCGCCGTCCTGGAGCCAGGACCACAGCAGGGGTCCGTGCTCACGCATCCGGTCCTGGACGTAGACCTTGGCGCGCTGGTCGCGGGAGAAGGCGGTGTCCAGTCGGGTGAGCACGCCCTCGTGGAGGTAGTCGGTCAGCTCCCGCTCGTAGGAGAAGTCGGTGGCCCGGTGCTGCTCGCCGAAGAAGAGCCAGTTGGGCGCGTGGTGGCCGCGGGCGCGGCGCTCGTCAAGGAAGCCGAGGAAGGGGGCCACCCCGGTGCCGGGGCCCACCATCACCATGGGCGTGGCCGGGTCGGCCGGGGGCCGGAAGTGCGCGGAGCGCTGCACGAAGACCGGCACGGGGGTGTCGGGGGCGGCGTCGGCGAGGAAGGGCGAGCACACCCCCTTGCGGGGGTGTCCGAGCGGGCTCTCGTACCGGACGACGGAGATCGTCAGGGACACCCGGTGCGGGGCGGTGAGCGGGCTGGACGATATGGAGTACAGCCGCGGCTGGAGCCGCCGGAGCACCTCGGTCCACTCGCCGGCGGTGGCGCGCACCGGATGCTCGATGACCGCGTCCACGGCCTGCCGGCCCCAGGACCACCGGGCCAGGTCGCCCTTGTTGTCGGGGCGCAGCAGCTTGCGCAGCTCCCGGTCGTGGGTGCGGTCGGCGAGGAAGCGCAGCAGGGCGGGGGTGAGCGCGGTGATGTCCAGGTGCCGGTGCAGGGCCTCACGGAAGGGGACATGGCCGAGGCCGTCCAGCGCCACCTCGGCCTCGGAGTCCAGTCCGGTGACGGCCAGCCACTCGGCCACCAGATCGGGACAGTTGACGGGGCGTACGCCGAGCGCGTCGCCCGCCTCGTAGATCAGCGGCGTCTCGCAGTCGCGCGTGTCGAAGGAGACGCGGCGCACCTCCTTGCCTGCTCCGGGGCGGCTGAGCAGCCGGTTCTCGGCGAGGCGGGCAATGACCGGGGCCTGCTTGGTGCCCAGGCCGGTCCGCGGGCCGGTGCCCAGGGCGGTTCCGGGGGCGGTGCCCGGGTCCTTGCCGAGGCCGGTGCCCGCGCCTGTTCCGGGGGCGGTGCCCGAGCCCGTTCCGGTTCCGACACCCGTGCCCGTTCCGGGGGCGTCGTCGGTGAGCGCGGCCAGGACCTGGTCGAGCCAGGCCAGCGCGGAGGGCTCGTAGTCGGGTTCGCAGTCGGTGCGCGGCGCCAGGCGCTCCGCCCCCAGCTCGCCCAGGCGCTGGTCCAGGCGGCGGCCGTGGCCGCAGAAGTCGTCGTAGGAGGAGTCGCCCAGCGCGAGCACCGCGTAGCGCAGACTGTCCAGCCGTGGGGTGTCGGGGGCGGACAGGGCGTCCCAGAAGTCGGAGCCGTTGTCGGGGGCGTCCCCGTCGCCGAAGGTGCTGGTGATCACCAGCAGATCGGCGGCCGTCGGCAGCGCGTGGGGGTCGGCGGCGTCCATGCCGAGCAGCTTCGCCCGGTGGCCGGTGGCGGCGAGCCGGTCGGCTGCCGCCACCGCGAACTCCTCGGCGTTGCCGGTCTGCGAGGCCCACAGCACGATCACCTCGCGGCCCGCGGCCGGCTCGGCCGGGTCGGCGGCCCGGTGGTCGGGGGCGGGCCGTGCGGCGCGCGAGTACAGCCCGGCCAGCACGCCGTTCACCCACAGCGTGTGCTCGGGGGTGAACGGAGCCACCGCCGGCAGTACGGGCACGCCGGGCGCGCCGGTGCCGAGCCCGGCCAGGAAGCCGGTCAGATAGCGCCGCTCGTGTTCGGCGAGCACCGGCGGGGGTCCCGTCTCCAGCCCGAGGGCCCCCGCGACGGCGGTGACCGGGGCCGGGTCGAGGGACGGGCCCCCGCCGGAGGTGGGGTCCGAGACCACGCCGGAGAGCGCCTCCGAGGCGGCGTTCGAGGTCGAGACCACCGCCACACCACGGGCCCCGGCCGCGGTCTCGGACTCGGGGGCCGTCCCGGGCGCCGTCGGCGGCGGCCCCGCGACCCGGCTCAGCGCGACCGCGCAGACCTTCAGTTCGGGCTGCAGGGAGATCGGATCCACCGCGTCGCTGGTGACCGCGTTGACGCAGCGGTACTCACCGAACAGGTCGTTCCAGTGGAACGGCGCGAAGCAGCACCCCGGCCGCACCCGGTCGGTCACCACCGCCGGCAGCACCGCCCGCCCGCGCCGCGAGGCGACCTCCACCGCGTCGCCCTCCGCGATGCCCAGGTCGCGCGCGTCCTGCGGGTGGAGCTCCACGAAGGGGCCCGGGTCGAGCCGGTTGAGCTTGGCGACCCTGCCGGTCTTGGTGAGGGTGTGCCACTGGTGCTGGAGCCGCCCGGTGTTGAGCACGAAGGGGAAGTCGTCGTCGGGCATCTCGGCCGCGGGGAGGTGCGGGCGAGCGTAGAAGACGGCGCGGCCGCTGGCGGTGGGGAAGACCGGCCCGCCGTCCCCGGACACATAGCGGACGGGGTTGCGGTCCGGGCCGTCGGCGGTCGCCGCGGGCCACTGCACGGGCGTGGTCCGCAGCCGCTCGTAGCTCACCCCGCGCAGGTCGTAGCCGGTCGTGGGGTTCCAGGCGCGCTTGATCTCCTCGAAGACCTCCTCGGCGCTGGCGTGGTCGAACCCCGTCTCGTACCCCATGGCGCGGGCCACTCGGGCGATGATCAGCCAGTCCGGCAGCGCCTCGCCGGGCGGGTCCACGGCCCGCTGGGCGAGGGTCAGGTTGCGTTCGCTGTTGATGAGGACGCCCTCGGCCTCCGCCCACAGCGCGGCGGGCAGCACGACGTCGGCGTAGGCGTTGGTCTCGGTCTCGGCGAAGGCGTCCTGGGTGACGACGAACTCCGCCTTCTCCAGCCCCTCGATCACGGTCCTGCGGTTGGCGACCGAGGCGACGGGGTTGGTGCAGATGATCCAGCACGCCTTGATGTCGCCGTCGGCCATGCGCCGGAACATCTCCACCGTGCCCTGCCCCGCCCCGTCCTCGCGGAGCGTGCCCGCGGGCAGCTGCCACAGCTCCTCGACGAAGGCGCGGTCCTCCGCCACCAGCACCGACCGCTGGCCCGGCAGCCCCGGCCCCATGTAGCCCATCTCGCGGCCGCCCATCGCGTTGGGCTGGCCGGTGAGCGAGAAGGGGCCGCTGCCGGGGCGGCAGATCGCTCCGGTGGCCAGGTGCAGGTTGACCAGCGCGTTGGTGTTCCAGGTGCCGTGGGTGGACTGGTTCAGCCCCATCGTCCAGCAGCTCATCCACTCGCCGGCGGCCCCGATCCACTCCGCCGCCCGGCGGATGTCCTCCTCCGGTATGCCGGTGAGCGCGGCGACGGTCGCCGGGGGGTAGTCGGCGAGGAACTCCGGCATCGCCTCCCATCCCTCGGTGTGCTCCGCGATGAAGTCGGGATCGGTGTCGCCGTTCGCCACCAGCAGCTGCAGCAGTCCGTTGAGCAGCGCCAGATCGGTGCCCGGCCGGATCTGGAGGAACAGGTCGGCCTTCTCGGCGGTGGCCGTGCGCCGGGGGTCGACGACGATCAGCTTCGCCCCGGCCCGCACCCGCTCCATGAGCCGCAGGAAGAGGATCGGGTGGCAGTCGGCCATGTTGGAGCCGATCACCAGGAAGACATCGGCCCGGTCGAAGTCCTGGTACGAGCCGGGCGGCCCGTCGGCGCCGAGCGACAGCTTGTAGCCGCTGCCGGCGCTGGCCATGCACAGCCGCGAGTTGGACTCGATCTGGTTGGTGCGGATGAACCCCTTGGCGAGCTTGTTCGCCAGGTACTGCGCCTCCAGGCTCAGCTGTCCCGACACATACAGCGCCACCGCGTCCGGGCCGTGCTCGTCGATGATCGCGCGGAACCGTCGGGCGGTCTCCTCGATCGCCGCGTCGACGCCCACGGTCTCGGGCTCGGCGCCGCGACGGGGCCGCGCCAGGGCGGACTCCAGTCGGCCCGGCGCGGCCAGCAGCTCGGCCGTCGTCGCTCCCTTGGTGCACAGTCGTCCGAAGTTGGCGGGGTGCTGCCGGTCCCCCGACGATCTGCGGACCCTGCGCCGCCCGTCCGCGCCGACCGCGACGTCGAGCACGATGCCGCAGCCCACCCCGCAGTACGAGCAGACCGTCCGCACCGCGCTCCCGCCGGTCTCCGCCTCCTGTCCGGGCACCCCGCGCCTCCCTGGTGAACAGCCTGATCGACCCTGCGCACCGACGGTACGAGCCGCCGGTTACACCGGTGTCACACGCGCTGATCATGGCTGGTTACACCGGTCACACAGCGGCCGGAGGCGCGGTGTGAGGGCGGGGCGTCGCAGGTCAGGGCGGGGGCGGCCGGGTCAGGGCCGGGTGTCCCGGTCCGAACGGGGCGGGAGGAGGGTGACGCGGAAGGCCCGCGGGGCGCCGATGTTCCCGGCCGGGTCGATGGTGCGGTACTCGATGGTGTGCGTCCCGTACTCCGGGGTGGCGTCGTCCCAGGGGACGACGCGCGGGGTGCCGAGCTTGCCGTAGACCAGGCCGTCGATCTCGGTGCCTGAGGGGGTGAACCGGAACGGGGCCTCGGCGTCGGTCGGCCAGCCGTAGTAGCTGTACCAGCCGTCCCCGTCGACCCGGAACTCGATGACGGCGGCTCCGGCGTGATCGTCGCGGGCGGTGAGCTTCATGGTGAACGGCCCGTCGTAGACGTACTCCACCGGTCGGCCCGGTGTGCGCACCGTGCGCAGCGGGTCGGACAGCTCATACCGGGCGGGGGCCGGGGTGGCGTCGACGGTCCAGGTGAGGGCGTGGTCGGTGCCGGGGATGCGGGCGGTGAGGGTGTGGTCGCCGGGGCGGAGCTTCAGGGTGGACAGGTCGAGGTCGCGGTCGTTGCCCGGGTTGGCGACGGGTCGACCGTCGAGGCTCCAGCGGACCGGGACGACGCGCCGGTCGGGGTGCGTGGTGTCCGCGTGGACGACGCCGGAGGCGCCGACGGGCGCGTCGGTGGCGGTGTGCCCGGTGAAGGCGGGTGCGGTGGTGACGGGCCGGGTGGTGACCGCGGTGTCGACGGTCCACCGGACGGTGCGGGTCAGCGCCGCCGAGCCGCGGACGGCGGGGTCGCGGACGAAGGGGGTGGGGTCGGTGACGGTGGCGGTGAGGGTGTGCCGGCCCGGGTCGAGGTCCAGGGTGCGCAGATCGAGGCCGCGGGCGTTGCGGGTGCCCGGGACCCGGTCGCCGTCCACGCGCCAGACGACGTCGAGTTCGCCGCCGACCGGGTGGAGCACGTCGACCCAGGCGATCCGGTCGGCGCCGAGCGGGGCGGCGTTGGGGGTGTGCTCCTGGACGAGGTCGACCCTGGCCGCCAGCGCCTGGGTCATGATCTCGCGTTCCACCTGGTCGAAGGCGTAGCCGAGGGTCTTCATCATGGAGTGCCGGCTGGGCCGCCAGACGCCCCTGGTGCTGTACAGGCCGCCCTCGTAGCGACCGATGCGGCCGCCGGACTCGCTCTCCTCGCCCAGCCAGCGCCACCACTTCCTGCGCTGCTCCCGCATCTCCGACGCGCTGAGCAGCGTGTGGTGGGCGGAGGAGGGCTCACCGCCGGCGTACGTCCCGCCGGGCACACCGCGCGCGTAGTAGTCGTACTCGTCCTGGAGCTTGCCGAGGGAGTGGCCGATCTCGTGCGGGGTGATCAGCGAGGAGAGCGCGTTGCCCCCGGAGGCGGTGGCGTGGGTGCCGCCCGCGCCACCGTAGGTCCGGCTGTTGGCGAGCGCGACGATCTGGCGGTTGCCGCCGGAGGTGCCGGGGACCAGGTCGGCCAGGGCGGTGGCGGCGGCGCTGTCCACGGTGAGCAGCCGTCGCACGCTGTCGGCGTCGCAGCCGCCCCAGAAGCCCATGTTCAACGGGGTGTCACGGCGTGGCGCGTCCAGCCCGGGGTCGCAGTCCACGCCCGAGTCGCGGGACGGCAGCTCCACCGCCCAGACGTTGACGTACGAGCGGTAGGAGGCGAACGGCTCGATGCTCCACAGCACGTTGAGGTGGCGGTCGACGTCGGCCCGGAAGTCGGGTATCTCGTCGGCCGTGTAGCCGTCGCCGAGCAGGATCAGGTTGAAGCGCTTGTCCGCAGGTCCGGTCCGCTGCACGGGCACCACGGTGGCCCCGTCGATCACGGTGGCCTTGTCGTTCGCGGTGGTCTTGTCGTTCGCGGTGGTCACGGCGGCCCCGTCGGTCGCCGTCGCGCCGTCGGTCGCGGTCGCCGGCCGCGGCTCGGGGCGGTTCCCCGCCGTGGGTGGGGCGGCGCCCAGCGCACAGGCGGCCAGGAGCACACCCGTCGCGGCCAGGAGCGTGGTGCGCCGCCTTCCGGTGGTGCGTCGGTCAGGAGTCGCCATGGTGGTGCACCCTCCCCCTCGCTACGACATGTGGTCGCGGTGGCGGGAGCGTACGGGGTGGACCAACGGGCCGTAAAGGGAGGCGTGTTGCTCAGCTGGCCGGTTCGCGGCGGGTGTCGTCGGTGGGTCGTACGGAGGCGGCCGGCGGCCGCTCGCGCAGCGCTCCGTAGGCGATGAAGTAGGCGGGCAGGCGGCGCAGCAGGGGCAGCGCGCCCAGGATCCGGGCGGCCCGCGGCGGCCGGTCCGGCTTGGTGAGCATGCGCGGGTCCTGCATCGGCGAGCGCCCGGCGAGGATCGGCTCGATGAGGCGGGCGTGGGCGAACCGCTGGAGCCCTTGGGTGGCCGCCGTGGTGGGCCAGCGACGGAGCTGGACGCGGCGGACGTCGCCGACCCGGACGGTGCCGGTGCGCAGCGGCTCGACGAGGTGACGGGCGGCGGCGACGGCGTCCTGGACGGCGAGGTTGATGCCGATGCCGAAGACGGGTGACATCGCGTGGGCGGCGTCGCCGATGCACAGCAGGCCGGGCCGGTACCAGCGGCCGAGCCGGTCGAGGCGGACGTCGAGCAGCCGCACCTCGTCCCAGGAGCGGAGGTGGTCGGTGCGCTCGGCCGCCCAGGGGGCGGCGGACGCGAACTGGGCCCGGAACCGGTCGAGTCCGGCGGCGCGGCGATCCGGATCGGTGCCCTTGGGGATCAGCGCGGCACACTGCCAGTAGTCGCCGCGGTCGATCATGGCCGTGAAGAAGCGGTCGCCGACGTTGCCGACCAGCCCCCGCGGGTCGCCCTCGCGCCGGGGCAGCCGGAACCACCAGGCGTCCATCGGGCAGGGGAACGCCCGCAGCCGCAGCTCCGGCAGGTCGCGCGCGAGCGAGCCGCGGCCGTCGCAGGCCACCGTGAGCGTCGCCCGCAGCTCGCCGGTGGTGCCGTCGGCGGTGCGGTAGCGGACGCCGGCGACCCGGCCCCGCTCGCGCAGGAAGCCGGTCGCCTCGGTGTTCATCCGCAGCCGGAAGGAGGGCTCCCGCCCGGCCTCGTCCGCGAGCAGGTCGAGCAGGTCCCACTGCGGGACCATCGCGATGTACGGGTACTTCCCCGGGAGCGTGCTCATGTCGGCGACGGTGAGCAGCCCGCGGCCGGGGCCGATCGGCAGCTGCACGGTGGTCACCCGGCGCTGCGGCAGCCGGGCGAAGCGCTCGGCGAGACCCAGGTCGTCGAGCAGGGCCAGGGTCGACGGGTGCACGGTGTCGCCCCGGAAGTCCCGCAGGAAGTCGCCGTGCTTCTCCAGGACGGTGACCTCCACCCCGGCGCGGGCCAGCAGCAGCGCGAGGACCATCCCGGCGGGGCCTCCGCCCACGACGCAGCAGCGGGTGTGTTCCATGGAGTCCGTCCCTCCGTCTCCGCGGCCCGTCCCCCGCCTTCCGTCCTCTTGTCATGCAAACACACCCCCACGTCAAGTGTGCGGCGCCGCGCTGCGCCGGTTGGCGGTACAGCGGATGCCGGGGGACGGGGCCCGGCGCAGCGTAAAGGCATGATCCTTCCCCCGCGCCGCAGGGGCCGCGCCGCAGTCGTGGCGGCCCTGTTCCTGACGTTCGCGGCCGCCGGTTGCTCCGACGCCGGCGACGCCGCCATCGGCACCATCAACTACCAGACGAAGCACCACCACGGGACCATCACCAATCCCACGACGGACGGATGTCACGCCCTGCACCCGGACGGCGCCCTGAAGGTGGAGAACGACACCTCCGCGGACATCCTGCTGTTCACGGACCCCGGGTGCCGACAGCCCAAGGGCACCGACGTCACCTATCTGGCGACGACCCTGAGCGACAACCCCGCGCCGGGCGCGGGGGCGTGGCACAGCTTCTCCATCGTCAAGTAGGCGCGCTGTCCGGATCGGTCCACCCAGGAGCTGCCACCCTGGCCGGGGCGCGGCCGCGGGCGCCGGTCGGCGGCCGGTGGGGGTTCAGTACCCGACGGTGAACCGGGTCCGGTGGTGCTCGGGCCGCTCGGCCTCGTCGAGCAGCGCCACCGCGAGGTCCTCCATGGAGATCGCCGACCGGCCCTCGGCGTCGACGACCAGTTCGTCGCCGCCGAGCCGGTAGGCCCCGGTGCGCTCACCGGGCTCCAGCAGCGCGGCCGGGCTCAGATAGGCCCAGTCCACCACGGTCTCGGCGCGGCAGACCGCCAGTTGGCCTTCGCAGGCGTCGGCGATGGGGCGCCAGGAGGCGGGGAAGTCGGGGGCGTCGACCACGGTGTCGCCGCCGGTGCCGGGCACGATCAGGCTGCCGGCGCCGCCGACGAGCAGCAGCCGGACGCCGGTTCTCGCCAGGCCGGCCAGCAGTCCCCGGGCGGTGGTGACCAGGTCGCCCTCGCGGCCCGGCACCGGTCGGGTCGCGCTGATCACCAGGTCCTGCCCGGCACTCAGCACGGCCACGTCCTCGGGGTCGGCGGCGTCGCCGGTCCGGGCCTCGGCGTCGGGGTGCAGCCGATCAAGACGGGCCGGGTCACGGGTGACGGCGGTGACCCGGTGGCCGCGGGACAGGGCCTCCGTCACCACGCGGCCGCCCACGTTTCCGGCGGCTCCGAAGACGGTGATGCGCATGGTTGTTCGCTCCTCATGGTCGGGGTCGGCCGGATCGACGGCCTGGAATGGACTGGTTGGAAGAATTCGGGGGAAGTCGGGGGAAGTCGGGGGAATATGAGGGATGGCAAGAGACGAACGGGATCGCCCGGGAGGGGGTCGACCGGGCTGGCGGTCGGGGCCGCCGATCAGTTGACGGACGAGGCCGGCTCGCGCTCGACCGGTGCGGCCGGGGCGCCCCCGGCCGACGCGCCCGGCTCACGCCCCGACACGGCGGTGATCCGCGCCCGTGTCACGGCGGTCGGGCGCCGCGCCCCGCCGCCACGGAGCTGCCCGGCGACGAGGGCGCCGAGGATGACCAGGCCGCCCACGGCCTGGAGAACGGTGAGTCGCTGGTCGAGCGCGAGCCAGCCGAGGACGGTGGCGACCAGCGGGCTGAGCAGGCCGAGGAAGGTGACGTTGGTGGGCGACAGCTCTCG
Coding sequences:
- a CDS encoding NAD(P)H-binding protein, with protein sequence MRITVFGAAGNVGGRVVTEALSRGHRVTAVTRDPARLDRLHPDAEARTGDAADPEDVAVLSAGQDLVISATRPVPGREGDLVTTARGLLAGLARTGVRLLLVGGAGSLIVPGTGGDTVVDAPDFPASWRPIADACEGQLAVCRAETVVDWAYLSPAALLEPGERTGAYRLGGDELVVDAEGRSAISMEDLAVALLDEAERPEHHRTRFTVGY
- a CDS encoding FAD-dependent oxidoreductase, translated to MEHTRCCVVGGGPAGMVLALLLARAGVEVTVLEKHGDFLRDFRGDTVHPSTLALLDDLGLAERFARLPQRRVTTVQLPIGPGRGLLTVADMSTLPGKYPYIAMVPQWDLLDLLADEAGREPSFRLRMNTEATGFLRERGRVAGVRYRTADGTTGELRATLTVACDGRGSLARDLPELRLRAFPCPMDAWWFRLPRREGDPRGLVGNVGDRFFTAMIDRGDYWQCAALIPKGTDPDRRAAGLDRFRAQFASAAPWAAERTDHLRSWDEVRLLDVRLDRLGRWYRPGLLCIGDAAHAMSPVFGIGINLAVQDAVAAARHLVEPLRTGTVRVGDVRRVQLRRWPTTAATQGLQRFAHARLIEPILAGRSPMQDPRMLTKPDRPPRAARILGALPLLRRLPAYFIAYGALRERPPAASVRPTDDTRREPAS